TGGTAAGACTACTTAAAGCTAGCAGCTAACGGGAAAAAGACAATTTGGTAAATTAATGTATAGTTTAACCGGAGGGGTAGTAGAAATGCTTACCAGGCTGTAAATACTAGCTAAGGGCTATCTATTACCTCAATTTCCTCGACGAAAGTCATCCAACGTTGTTTATCGTCTCTAGCTTGGCAAGAGGCTGGTAATGCAAGGGTCAAGGGACCGCCCATGTGAGCGGGAATCGGCTGGCGATCGTTACCCCAGCGCGTTGCTAGCAGGATGTCACAGTCGCGCAGGTCTTTTGCTGCTAATCGGCTCGGATTTAAGGGGTCGCGATAAACTGGCGGTTTACCCCGAACAACTACAACACTGCCTTCGGGCAACGCTACTCCGCTAGCGGCGATCGCATCGCGCAGGCGCACGCCTTGGAGCTTAACTTTACCTATAGGCCAGCCAATCGGGTAGCCAACAGGTTCTTCAATGGTAACTTGTTGCAGTTTGTCGAGGGTATTGATATCAAGAGTGCGTGAGGGTTGATCGGATTTGCCAGAAGATTTTTGGCCAACGCTAGCAGAATCTCCAACGCGCAGCTTTATTTGCTCAGTACCCACCACTATATTGGTAACGTAAAATGCCCAGAAGCGATCTGGATATTTTATTTGCAGTTCTGGGTAGTCGGTGTAGGGGAATATTAAGTAAAGGGGGCCACCTTCGCTGCGGGAAAGGGGCTTGCCATTGCGTTCTAGCGCGATCGCAATCGGGTAACGCTTTAAGTCTTCCAGGGTGACGGTTGCTCGGTAAGCGTCGTAGGATACAAACGTTACTTCTTTAACATCAGACTTAACACCAAGCTGGTCTAGCAGCTTCGCGACTGGTATGGCACGAAAAGAAAAAATTGCTTTGGGGTTGCTGGTATGATGCGGCTCTTGTGTTTTGACAATTGTTGTTGCCAAGGCGTTCAGTTTCTCGAAATCCAGTCGCACTGGCTCCTTAGCTGGGAT
The DNA window shown above is from Microcoleus sp. FACHB-831 and carries:
- a CDS encoding molybdopterin-dependent oxidoreductase; its protein translation is MKAINTKPQSFSFFRLLKLWPVAFLSACTNEPTDAQLNAWRQQAIAQNAVMVAVHKKDDRWQNWELAITGQIPAKEPVRLDFEKLNALATTIVKTQEPHHTSNPKAIFSFRAIPVAKLLDQLGVKSDVKEVTFVSYDAYRATVTLEDLKRYPIAIALERNGKPLSRSEGGPLYLIFPYTDYPELQIKYPDRFWAFYVTNIVVGTEQIKLRVGDSASVGQKSSGKSDQPSRTLDINTLDKLQQVTIEEPVGYPIGWPIGKVKLQGVRLRDAIAASGVALPEGSVVVVRGKPPVYRDPLNPSRLAAKDLRDCDILLATRWGNDRQPIPAHMGGPLTLALPASCQARDDKQRWMTFVEEIEVIDSP